TTAACCCTTGTTTCGTCAGCTGATCAGCGCCCGGATGCGGTCGTCGAGCTGGCGCTGGTCGGCGGCGAAGGATTGCAGCCCGGCTTGGTTCATGAGCTCGTCCAGCGGCACCTCGGCGCTCCAGCGCGCGAGGTCCGGGATCTTGCCGTGGGCCGCGATCTCGGCCTCCTCCTCCGCGGTGAAGCCGTGGAAAAGGCCGACGCCGTGATCCTGCGCGGCGCGGATGAAGTCGTCGTCGGTGAGCGTCAGCGGGTTCGCCCGCAGCAGGTCGGCGGCGATTGCGCGCGTGCGGTCGTCCACCTCCCACAGCGGGCGCAGCAGGCCGTCGGCGCCGCTCGCATCGCTCGACTGCACTTCGGGGTCGCGCTCGACCTGGGAGCGGATGTCGGCGGCCGCGGTGGCGCCGGCCAGGAAGTCCTGCGCGACCTTGGGCGGAATAGTGTGCACGTCCACCCCCGCCAGATCGCTCACCTGCGACGGCGCGCGCATGCTGGCGGCGATCAGGCGGGTCGGCACCTCGGGGTGGCGCGCGCGCAGCTCCCGGATCGCGCGCGCGGTCGCCAGCGTCGCCTTCTCGCCGACGTTGCGACCGTCGCCCAGGCGGTTGTCCGCCACCACCGCGTTTAGCCGCCCCAGGAAGACATTGACGAAATGCGGCCGCGACACCAGCGCCGCGAGGTAGTTCTGGCGCGCCGAGAAGCCAAGCGTGAAGTTCACCTTCACCCCCTCGCTCTCCAGCCGCGCGGCGATGCAGTATCCCGCCGGTGTCAGCGGCACCTTGATCCGGAAGTGGCTCGAACACACCGCGTGGTAGCGCCGCCCGAACCGCACGCTGTCGTCAATACCATGCGCCATCGCCGGGTGCAGCTCCACGCTCACGCGGACGCCGAAGGCCTCCACCAACCGCAGCGCGAGTCGGCAGTTGACGATGAACCCGATCTCCAGCACCAACTCCTGCGTCGTCGGTCGCGCCGCGCTGGCGCGCAAGCGATCGGCCGCGGTGCGGATGACGTCGTCCAGGGTCCCGGTTTGCACCACCTGGTTGACCAGGGTGTTGTTGGTCGTCAGCCCCGAGAACTCGCGCCGCCACAGCCGGCGGGCGTCGTCGAGGTTGCCGGTGTCAAGCCACAGCTCGGTGCCGGCTCCGATCAGCGCCGCCAGGCGCGCGTCCGAGGGCGCGTCGCCGTGACCCGGGCCGCGCCAGCCCTCGACGGCGATGGCGTGTGACAGTCCAGCGATA
This genomic stretch from Armatimonadota bacterium harbors:
- a CDS encoding transaldolase family protein translates to MSDIAGLSHAIAVEGWRGPGHGDAPSDARLAALIGAGTELWLDTGNLDDARRLWRREFSGLTTNNTLVNQVVQTGTLDDVIRTAADRLRASAARPTTQELVLEIGFIVNCRLALRLVEAFGVRVSVELHPAMAHGIDDSVRFGRRYHAVCSSHFRIKVPLTPAGYCIAARLESEGVKVNFTLGFSARQNYLAALVSRPHFVNVFLGRLNAVVADNRLGDGRNVGEKATLATARAIRELRARHPEVPTRLIAASMRAPSQVSDLAGVDVHTIPPKVAQDFLAGATAAADIRSQVERDPEVQSSDASGADGLLRPLWEVDDRTRAIAADLLRANPLTLTDDDFIRAAQDHGVGLFHGFTAEEEAEIAAHGKIPDLARWSAEVPLDELMNQAGLQSFAADQRQLDDRIRALIS